One genomic region from Muriicola soli encodes:
- the galE gene encoding UDP-glucose 4-epimerase GalE has translation MKILVTGGLGFIGSHTVVELQNEGYEVVIIDNCSNASEDVLDGIMKITGKKPEFEKLDLRNKVDVLDFFSRHKDIEGVIHFAASKAVGESVEKPLLYYENNLSTLVYLLQQLSAKNKAHFIFSSSCTVYGQADEMPITENAPVKPAESPYGNTKQIGEEIMRDSCKVLPKLQAISLRYFNPMGAHPSGEIGELPLGIPQNLVPFITQTGIGLREQLSVFGDDYPTEDGTCIRDYIHVVDLAKAHVVALKRLLNGKNENNYEVFNVGTGTGSSVLEVINSFERVSGEKLNYKIVGRRPGDVISAYADTSRANRVLGWKAESTLDDAMRSAWLWEKKIRA, from the coding sequence ATGAAGATATTAGTTACCGGAGGACTTGGGTTTATTGGCTCACATACCGTGGTTGAGTTACAGAATGAGGGATACGAAGTGGTGATCATTGATAACTGCTCCAATGCATCGGAAGACGTACTCGACGGTATCATGAAAATCACCGGGAAAAAGCCGGAGTTTGAAAAATTAGATCTGCGCAACAAGGTTGATGTTCTCGACTTTTTTTCGAGGCATAAGGATATAGAAGGTGTCATTCATTTTGCAGCTTCCAAGGCTGTTGGAGAGAGCGTAGAAAAACCCTTGTTGTATTACGAAAACAACCTTTCTACCCTGGTCTATTTATTGCAACAGCTATCCGCCAAAAACAAGGCTCATTTTATCTTTAGCTCCTCCTGTACGGTTTACGGCCAGGCTGATGAAATGCCCATTACGGAAAATGCGCCGGTAAAACCTGCTGAATCTCCTTATGGCAATACCAAACAAATAGGGGAGGAGATCATGAGGGATAGTTGTAAGGTACTTCCAAAGTTACAGGCAATTTCCCTCAGGTACTTTAATCCTATGGGGGCTCATCCCAGTGGTGAGATTGGCGAATTACCTTTGGGCATTCCGCAAAACCTCGTGCCATTTATCACCCAAACCGGAATTGGTTTACGAGAACAACTCTCGGTCTTTGGCGATGATTATCCAACTGAGGACGGCACCTGTATTCGGGATTATATCCATGTGGTTGACCTGGCGAAAGCCCATGTAGTGGCTTTAAAACGCCTGCTCAACGGGAAAAATGAAAATAACTACGAGGTGTTTAACGTGGGAACAGGCACCGGAAGTTCTGTTCTCGAGGTAATCAATAGTTTTGAAAGAGTTTCAGGGGAGAAACTGAATTACAAAATTGTAGGTCGCAGACCAGGGGATGTCATCAGCGCCTACGCCGATACTTCAAGAGCAAATCGTGTTCTTGGCTGGAAAGCGGAGTCAACACTTGATGATGCGATGCGCTCCGCATGGCTTTGGGAGAAAAAAATACGAGCTTAA
- a CDS encoding alpha-ketoglutarate decarboxylase, whose translation MNTSAAKKIQNLLFFFFFSTMLLGCYAQGRYPGSSFWSELRYGGSFGLGFGNNSLNIVAAPAAVYPVSEHFAIGSNLSFNYAKFGEAKFTAYGAGILGYYNPIPALQFSSEFEQLRVNRSFGSAFPELRENYWLPVLFLGVGYTSGPVTFGLRYDILYDEDKSLYADPWMPFIRVFF comes from the coding sequence ATGAACACAAGCGCTGCCAAGAAAATACAAAACCTCCTGTTTTTCTTCTTTTTCAGCACTATGCTTTTGGGTTGTTATGCCCAGGGTAGGTATCCCGGCTCTTCCTTCTGGAGCGAGCTGCGCTACGGCGGATCTTTTGGACTCGGATTTGGGAACAATTCGTTGAACATAGTGGCGGCACCGGCTGCTGTTTATCCTGTTTCCGAGCATTTTGCGATAGGGAGCAATCTCAGCTTCAATTACGCCAAATTTGGCGAAGCTAAATTCACGGCATACGGCGCAGGAATCCTGGGATATTACAACCCCATCCCTGCCCTTCAGTTCTCTTCCGAATTTGAGCAATTGAGGGTTAACCGTAGTTTTGGTTCTGCATTCCCAGAACTCAGAGAAAATTACTGGCTGCCCGTGCTCTTCCTGGGCGTTGGATACACTTCGGGGCCGGTTACTTTTGGCTTGCGATACGACATCTTATACGATGAGGACAAAAGCCTGTACGCAGACCCATGGATGCCATTTATTCGGGTGTTTTTTTAA